The proteins below come from a single Aegilops tauschii subsp. strangulata cultivar AL8/78 chromosome 6, Aet v6.0, whole genome shotgun sequence genomic window:
- the LOC109742614 gene encoding probable LRR receptor-like serine/threonine-protein kinase At1g05700 isoform X2 — protein sequence MNLCAAILLFYMFQLIHGQPDYLGFISIDCGIQVNSTYQDSISNMIYVSDYGFITPGENRGISSDYVKPSLVKRYLNLRFFPHGARNCYTLRSLVMGNKYLVRAAFYYGNYDGLGKPPVFDLYMGTSYWHEVSFSDAGAFNWMDIIVVAPDDYLQVCLVNKGMGNPFISGLDLRPLKNTLYPEVNATQSLVLVNSNRFHMGPTDGSVIRYPSDSHDRIWTTYNAIPNSTEISSTSVIQNNLRDVYDVPSSVMQNAATVNSSRIDFSWSPSDPSVNISSKYFFIFYFAELQNVRSNAVRQFDIIINNKTWNKQPYTPTFQVTDYFSGILHGMENYSVSLVATKNATLPPILNAMEMYLVKPITMVATDPGDARAMMAIQDDFGVIENWMGDPCTPKAFIWRGLNCSYPPAGASKIMALNLSSFGLVGAISTNFRDLKALQYLDLSHNNLSGPIPNFLGQLSSLMFLDLSSNDLSGPIPYNLLQRSQNGSLLLRVGDNANLCANGTACRSGRKKINGTLLVAIVVPIAAAFALFVIFLLLCQVLKGKAKRNTTGHEDKSALLENREFSYKELKHITNNFSQEIGKGGFGPVFLGYLENGNPVAVKVRSESSSQGGKEFLAEARHLTRIHHKNLVSLAGYCKDRNHLALVYEYMPEGNLQDHLRATSTCKPLSWEQRLQIALDAAQGLEYLHIACKPALIHRDVKSRNILLTTDLGAKIADFGLTKAFSDSETHITTEPAGTMGYLDPEYFRSYHISEKSDLYSFGVVLLELITGHAPVIPINDSMSIHIGEWVHQSLDHGNIESIVDAKMGGDYDINSVWKAADLALHCKRDASRERPTMAEVVAQLKECLELENRRDGRRRSLGSNGDDSTCPGEASALEIEEEEKQHDGEIQAAAGPAMR from the exons ATGAACCTATGTGCAGCAATTCTCCTATTCTACATGTTCCAGTTGATCCATGGACAGCCTGATTATCTAG GTTTCATAAGCATCGATTGTGGCATCCAAGTGAATTCTACCTACCAAGATTCCATTTCAAATATGATATATGTATCAGACTATGGTTTCATCACCCCTGGAGAAAACCGTGGCATCTCCTCAGATTACGTAAAGCCATCACTGGTGAAACGCTATCTGAATCTCCGGTTCTTTCCACACGGCGCAAGGAATTGCTACACCCTGAGATCCTTGGTGATGGGAAACAAGTACCTTGTTCGTGCCGCCTTCTACTATGGAAACTATGATGGCCTGGGCAAACCTCCTGTCTTTGATCTGTACATGGGGACAAGCTACTGGCATGAAGTTAGCTTCAGTGATGCAGGAGCATTCAACTGGATGGACATCATAGTTGTGGCTCCTGATGATTACTTGCAAGTTTGTTTGGTGAACAAAGGTATGGGTAATCCATTTATTTCTGGGCTGGATTTGAGGCCACTGAAGAATACCCTTTACCCAGAGGTAAATGCAACTCAATCGCTCGTGCTGGTTAATTCTAATCGGTTCCACATGGGGCCTACAGACGGTTCAGTAATCAG GTACCCCTCGGATTCCCATGACCGCATCTGGACGACATATAATGCAATTCCAAACTCTACTGAGATATCTTCAACATCTGTAATTCAGAATAACCTCAGGGATGTCTATGATGTGCCATCATCTGTTATGCAAAATGCAGCGACTGTTAATAGCTCAAGAATTGATTTCTCATGGAGTCCATCTGATCCATCAGTGAACATAAGCTCCAAATACTTTTTTATTTTCTACTTTGCTGAGCTGCAGAATGTACGGAGCAATGCAGTGCGGCAGTTTGATATCATTATCAATAACAAGACATGGAACAAGCAACCTTACACCCCAACATTCCAAGTCACCGATTATTTTTCCGGGATTTTGCACGGGATGGAAAATTATAGTGTCTCACTTGTTGCTACAAAAAATGCAACACTTCCACCTATCCTCAATGCCATGGAGATGTACTTGGTGAAACCGATAACTATGGTTGCAACTGATCCTGGAGATG CTAGAGCCATGATGGCAATCCAAGACGATTTTGGTGTGATAGAAAACTGGATGGGTGATCCATGTACTCCGAAGGCTTTTATATGGAGAGGATTAAACTGCTCATATCCACCAGCAGGTGCCTCTAAAATAATGGCACT AAACTTGTCTTCCTTTGGGTTGGTTGGTGCCATCTCTACTAATTTTAGAGATCTCAAAGCACTCCAGTATCT GGATTTATCACACAACAACTTGTCTGGTCCTATTCCGAATTTTCTTGGGCAACTTTCCTCACTAATGTTTCT GGATTTGTCCAGCAATGATCTGAGTGGACCAATTCCTTACAACCTTTTACAAAGGTCCCAAAATGGGTCCTTATTActaag GGTCGGTGATAATGCAAATCTTTGTGCCAATGGTACTGCCTGCAGATCAGGTCGAAAGAAAATCAACGGGACACTTCTCGTTGCAATAGTTGTACCAATAGCTGCTGCCTTTGCACTATTTGTTATCTTTCTTTTGCTGTGCCAAGTGCTCAAAGGAAAAG CTAAGCGAAACACTACTGGCCATGAAGATAAATCAGCATTACTTGAGAACCGAGAGTTCTCTTACAAAGAACTGAAGCATATTACGAATAACTTCAGTCAAGAGATTGGAAAGGGCGGGTTTGGACCTGTCTTCCTTGGTTACTTGGAGAATGGAAACCCAGTTGCTGTGAAAGTGCGTTCCGAGTCATCTTCCCAAGGGGGTAAAGAGTTTCTGGCTGAG GCTCGGCACTTGACCAGGATTCATCACAAGAATTTAGTTTCTTTGGCTGGCTACTGCAAGGACAGAAATCATTTGGCCCTTGTTTACGAGTACATGCCCGAAGGGAACCTGCAGGATCATCTGAGAG CCACTTCTACTTGTAAACCACTCAGTTGGGAGCAGCGCCTTCAGATCGCCCTTGATGCTGCACAAG GTCTTGAGTATCTGCACATCGCTTGTAAGCCAGCATTGATACACAGAGATGTGAAGAGCAGGAACATCCTCCTGACCACAGATCTTGGGGCTAAGATTGCTGATTTTGGCCTGACCAAGGCTTTCAGTGACTCCGAAACACATATAACCACGGAACCAGCTGGTACTATGGGCTACTTAGATCCTGA GTACTTTCGCAGTTATCACATCAGTGAGAAGAGCGACCTGTACAGCTTTGGCGTTGTCCTCCTGGAGCTCATCACGGGCCATGCCCCGGTCATACCTATTAATGACAGCATGAGCATCCACATCGGCGAGTGGGTGCACCAGAGCCTCGACCATGGAAACATCGAGAGCATTGTGGATGCAAAGATGGGAGGGGACTATGACATCAACTCTGTCTGGAAAGCTGCTGACTTGGCGCTGCATTGCAAGCGAGACGCCTCCCGAGAGCGGCCGACGATGGCGGAGGTGGTGGCGCAGCTTAAGGAGTGCTTGGAGCTCGAGAACCGTCGTGACGGGAGGAGAAGAAGCTTGGGTTCGAATGGTGATGATTCGACCTGTCCTGGAGAGGCAAGTGCACTtgagatagaagaagaagaaaagcagCACGATGGGGAGATACAAGCGGCTGCTGGCCCTGCAATGAGATAA
- the LOC109742614 gene encoding probable LRR receptor-like serine/threonine-protein kinase At1g05700 isoform X1 — protein MNLCAAILLFYMFQLIHGQPDYLGFISIDCGIQVNSTYQDSISNMIYVSDYGFITPGENRGISSDYVKPSLVKRYLNLRFFPHGARNCYTLRSLVMGNKYLVRAAFYYGNYDGLGKPPVFDLYMGTSYWHEVSFSDAGAFNWMDIIVVAPDDYLQVCLVNKGMGNPFISGLDLRPLKNTLYPEVNATQSLVLVNSNRFHMGPTDGSVIRYPSDSHDRIWTTYNAIPNSTEISSTSVIQNNLRDVYDVPSSVMQNAATVNSSRIDFSWSPSDPSVNISSKYFFIFYFAELQNVRSNAVRQFDIIINNKTWNKQPYTPTFQVTDYFSGILHGMENYSVSLVATKNATLPPILNAMEMYLVKPITMVATDPGDAARAMMAIQDDFGVIENWMGDPCTPKAFIWRGLNCSYPPAGASKIMALNLSSFGLVGAISTNFRDLKALQYLDLSHNNLSGPIPNFLGQLSSLMFLDLSSNDLSGPIPYNLLQRSQNGSLLLRVGDNANLCANGTACRSGRKKINGTLLVAIVVPIAAAFALFVIFLLLCQVLKGKAKRNTTGHEDKSALLENREFSYKELKHITNNFSQEIGKGGFGPVFLGYLENGNPVAVKVRSESSSQGGKEFLAEARHLTRIHHKNLVSLAGYCKDRNHLALVYEYMPEGNLQDHLRATSTCKPLSWEQRLQIALDAAQGLEYLHIACKPALIHRDVKSRNILLTTDLGAKIADFGLTKAFSDSETHITTEPAGTMGYLDPEYFRSYHISEKSDLYSFGVVLLELITGHAPVIPINDSMSIHIGEWVHQSLDHGNIESIVDAKMGGDYDINSVWKAADLALHCKRDASRERPTMAEVVAQLKECLELENRRDGRRRSLGSNGDDSTCPGEASALEIEEEEKQHDGEIQAAAGPAMR, from the exons ATGAACCTATGTGCAGCAATTCTCCTATTCTACATGTTCCAGTTGATCCATGGACAGCCTGATTATCTAG GTTTCATAAGCATCGATTGTGGCATCCAAGTGAATTCTACCTACCAAGATTCCATTTCAAATATGATATATGTATCAGACTATGGTTTCATCACCCCTGGAGAAAACCGTGGCATCTCCTCAGATTACGTAAAGCCATCACTGGTGAAACGCTATCTGAATCTCCGGTTCTTTCCACACGGCGCAAGGAATTGCTACACCCTGAGATCCTTGGTGATGGGAAACAAGTACCTTGTTCGTGCCGCCTTCTACTATGGAAACTATGATGGCCTGGGCAAACCTCCTGTCTTTGATCTGTACATGGGGACAAGCTACTGGCATGAAGTTAGCTTCAGTGATGCAGGAGCATTCAACTGGATGGACATCATAGTTGTGGCTCCTGATGATTACTTGCAAGTTTGTTTGGTGAACAAAGGTATGGGTAATCCATTTATTTCTGGGCTGGATTTGAGGCCACTGAAGAATACCCTTTACCCAGAGGTAAATGCAACTCAATCGCTCGTGCTGGTTAATTCTAATCGGTTCCACATGGGGCCTACAGACGGTTCAGTAATCAG GTACCCCTCGGATTCCCATGACCGCATCTGGACGACATATAATGCAATTCCAAACTCTACTGAGATATCTTCAACATCTGTAATTCAGAATAACCTCAGGGATGTCTATGATGTGCCATCATCTGTTATGCAAAATGCAGCGACTGTTAATAGCTCAAGAATTGATTTCTCATGGAGTCCATCTGATCCATCAGTGAACATAAGCTCCAAATACTTTTTTATTTTCTACTTTGCTGAGCTGCAGAATGTACGGAGCAATGCAGTGCGGCAGTTTGATATCATTATCAATAACAAGACATGGAACAAGCAACCTTACACCCCAACATTCCAAGTCACCGATTATTTTTCCGGGATTTTGCACGGGATGGAAAATTATAGTGTCTCACTTGTTGCTACAAAAAATGCAACACTTCCACCTATCCTCAATGCCATGGAGATGTACTTGGTGAAACCGATAACTATGGTTGCAACTGATCCTGGAGATG CAGCTAGAGCCATGATGGCAATCCAAGACGATTTTGGTGTGATAGAAAACTGGATGGGTGATCCATGTACTCCGAAGGCTTTTATATGGAGAGGATTAAACTGCTCATATCCACCAGCAGGTGCCTCTAAAATAATGGCACT AAACTTGTCTTCCTTTGGGTTGGTTGGTGCCATCTCTACTAATTTTAGAGATCTCAAAGCACTCCAGTATCT GGATTTATCACACAACAACTTGTCTGGTCCTATTCCGAATTTTCTTGGGCAACTTTCCTCACTAATGTTTCT GGATTTGTCCAGCAATGATCTGAGTGGACCAATTCCTTACAACCTTTTACAAAGGTCCCAAAATGGGTCCTTATTActaag GGTCGGTGATAATGCAAATCTTTGTGCCAATGGTACTGCCTGCAGATCAGGTCGAAAGAAAATCAACGGGACACTTCTCGTTGCAATAGTTGTACCAATAGCTGCTGCCTTTGCACTATTTGTTATCTTTCTTTTGCTGTGCCAAGTGCTCAAAGGAAAAG CTAAGCGAAACACTACTGGCCATGAAGATAAATCAGCATTACTTGAGAACCGAGAGTTCTCTTACAAAGAACTGAAGCATATTACGAATAACTTCAGTCAAGAGATTGGAAAGGGCGGGTTTGGACCTGTCTTCCTTGGTTACTTGGAGAATGGAAACCCAGTTGCTGTGAAAGTGCGTTCCGAGTCATCTTCCCAAGGGGGTAAAGAGTTTCTGGCTGAG GCTCGGCACTTGACCAGGATTCATCACAAGAATTTAGTTTCTTTGGCTGGCTACTGCAAGGACAGAAATCATTTGGCCCTTGTTTACGAGTACATGCCCGAAGGGAACCTGCAGGATCATCTGAGAG CCACTTCTACTTGTAAACCACTCAGTTGGGAGCAGCGCCTTCAGATCGCCCTTGATGCTGCACAAG GTCTTGAGTATCTGCACATCGCTTGTAAGCCAGCATTGATACACAGAGATGTGAAGAGCAGGAACATCCTCCTGACCACAGATCTTGGGGCTAAGATTGCTGATTTTGGCCTGACCAAGGCTTTCAGTGACTCCGAAACACATATAACCACGGAACCAGCTGGTACTATGGGCTACTTAGATCCTGA GTACTTTCGCAGTTATCACATCAGTGAGAAGAGCGACCTGTACAGCTTTGGCGTTGTCCTCCTGGAGCTCATCACGGGCCATGCCCCGGTCATACCTATTAATGACAGCATGAGCATCCACATCGGCGAGTGGGTGCACCAGAGCCTCGACCATGGAAACATCGAGAGCATTGTGGATGCAAAGATGGGAGGGGACTATGACATCAACTCTGTCTGGAAAGCTGCTGACTTGGCGCTGCATTGCAAGCGAGACGCCTCCCGAGAGCGGCCGACGATGGCGGAGGTGGTGGCGCAGCTTAAGGAGTGCTTGGAGCTCGAGAACCGTCGTGACGGGAGGAGAAGAAGCTTGGGTTCGAATGGTGATGATTCGACCTGTCCTGGAGAGGCAAGTGCACTtgagatagaagaagaagaaaagcagCACGATGGGGAGATACAAGCGGCTGCTGGCCCTGCAATGAGATAA